Part of the Denticeps clupeoides chromosome 3, fDenClu1.1, whole genome shotgun sequence genome, CAGCTTGAGAAAGTTACAGAGTTAGAGAGAGAGTGTTCTTTTGTTTGGACCAACGTGCTAGGAAAAgttctaaaaacatttttttcatgctgcATTCGGATGAATATCACAgctgcatatgaaccagaagatcacaaagtcacaggttcaaaccccacttactaccattgtgtccatgagcaagacacttaaccctgagtgtctccagggggactgtccttgtaaatacaagtcactctggataagggtgtcggctaaatgctgtaaatataaacttGTCTCAGACACCCTGGCTTCACATCAAGGTTCCCTTAATCACTGAGTTGTTATGATTAAAAGCATTTAGAAAATACATTTGCTTATGATAtttaagaaatataatttaccCATCAGCTAACTTGGGAGATAAGTAGAGCTGATTAAATCCTTATGGGGGCTTTGATGTGCACCTTATCAGGTAGGTGGTGACAAGACTGTTGCATGTATTTTGAAACTAGGAGTAGGAGGtagatgtatttgttttttaaagcacTAGAGCGCCATGTTCTGAGTGTGTATTTATAGTCAtaattattagattttttacCCAGTTGAAAAACTTATCCTatgttttaaagtttgctgaaAAGTTGCAACTAACCATCTACTATGTCCTTTGGATGtctcctttttacatttacagcatttagcagacatttagagcgacttaaaatcagtcgatacagggacagtccccctaggcAGGCGTATTACTCACTAGGCtcccacttttttattttttttttgtttcccttCTAGCACGGAACGGAAACATCTCCTCCATGCTGCAGGCCATCTTCCCTGTCTCTCCAAACTCTGTACATCCAGAGCTGCCATCACCGGACAATAAGGAAGCCCCCAGCAGAAAACAGCCTCCAGTTAGGATCAACATGGACTCCTCAGGCagccacaaaaaaaagccaaagaGCAAGGACCCGGCTGCAGTAGACTCCGCAGGGGACTTAAGTGCAGAGGCCTGTGGTTGGTTCGCATTGGAAGAGGAGGCAAGAGGTCCACCCAACCCGGGTGTGCTGAGTTTCGTCAATATTGACTCCTATGAGCCGGAGAGCAGCGAAGGAGAGGACGAGCTGGAAATGTCCATTGGGCTGCAGAACCAAGGGTCTGACTCCCTCTCTGAGCGCTTGCATTCATTTGTCTGGACTACATCGCAGGGGGCAGAATGCACTTACCTGGAGAGGCAGTCTGAAAGAAACGACACACAGACCGCTGAAGCAGCAGAATTTTGCCTGACAAAATGTGCTAATGGAAAAACTGACTGCACATCTGGTGGAGACATCAGGCCAGATGAATTTGAGGCGCATACAGCCAGATCCTCAGGCCCGGACGTCCTTAGAGGTGCAGAGAGCACGTCCACCACATCCAGCTCAGGGAATCCTGGAGCAGAGATGGTGGTGAGGTCCAAAATCCGCAAGCAGACGAACGAAACGCGGCGCGAGAAGAGACGCTCGCGCCAGGCAGATGTCGCTGCTGGCAGAGCGGGCAGCAAAGGGGAGAGTGATTCTGCCGCGTCACTCTTCCTGACACAGGAAAGGCTGAGTACGTTCCTGTCTTCTGACCTCCCGCACTTATGCGGCGGGGAAGAGCTTCAGGAAAACAATGGGGGGAGCAGCACAGCGcagccgagagagagagatgacctCTGGCAGGGCCTGGATGACTTCACCGCAAAGTGTGGTGTAGCCAGGCAGGACGAAGACAGGTATTTACTAGGATGGACGTGTTTTGTCGCTGAATGTTAGAAAAGATGTCAAATAAGCGATATTGTTGCTAATATGGCTTGACTATATATTGTCATTAAGATGATATTCAGAGTAGCCTGAATATTAGGCATTGGTTTGCAGAAGGGCAACTGTAACCCAGTCTGTTCTCAGTACAGAAAGAAGGATGTATTAATCAGAGGACTCGAATAAGCATTTAGACGTAGTAAAAACAGCGTAATAGTATTGACATGAATCTCGACGTCACGCTCACAGCGTCTTGAGTGCTGAATAGTTGACTAGCTGTAAAATTCGTGTATATGTGTTCATCAGTTCGCGTCTgaggtgggggggtggagtCACTGGAGCTCAGTGTTTGCTGCTTAAGTCTCCCACGTTTAAGCAGATTAGCTCTCTGAGGTCTCACATGtgctggggtgtgtgtgtgtgtgcgtgtgtgtgtgtgcgtgcgctgCCAGCTCGGAGTGCAGCGAGGGTGAATGGTCGTCCTTATGGATGTCCGACTCTGGAGCAGACAAGGAGCGGCGTTCCAGCGAGGAGAGCTGGGAGACTCTGCCAGACCTGGGGGAGCTGCCGAGTAACCGCGCTAGCAGTCCTGAGGACCCTGGGCAGCTGCGCCTCACCCCAGGGTCAGTGCACCAACATTGCACAGCACCTCACAAGCTCACTGACAGCTGTTCCGGTTCTGGTTACTCTCACTGGTGTCAGCGATATgctttattttcactcttttttttttttttcacatcccAGCTGTGTTTTTCTGCTTAGGGAGCAAACTCCCCTGGAAGAGGGCGAGGTCCCTTGGGTGATGTACAGTGAGGAGGCAGCCAGCAGCAGCGATGAGGACCTGGACAGCATGAGTCACTTTGTACACCCTGGTCTCTTCATCCTGGACAGTAATAACAATGTGGAAGACGACTCCAGCGTCAGCGAAGACCTGGACACGGAGTGGAGGTCTGGGCCTCATTATTGGTTCAGAACTGAATAGAGCCAGCAGCACTGTGATTGATGTTTTGAGTTGTGTAAAACTACCATGACTTCCACCTTCATAATTCATCAAATTGAACCTATCTTATCACAGGGGAATCAAAAAGTTGGAAAATAGTTTTGTCCAGTAATCTGTTTATGGAACTTAAATACACAAAACTGCTGTTGCAGTAGCACTGTAGCACTGATGTCACCTGACCGTTGCCATATTTTGTGTTGTCAGGCTGTTGGATGACTTTGGTGAATATTTTGGGATGGCCCAGGCCATCTCTTATGTGGACCCTGAGCTGCTCACGTACATGGCTCTGGAGGAAAGGCTTGCACAAGCCATGGAGGTAAAAAGCGGTGCACCAAGAGTGTCagacattttaatgaacattgGACTGTCCTAGATAACGAGAAATCCACAATTTTAACACATGCACTGCTTGAGCATGCTTCAGTAAATTAGGTTTGTTAATACTGATAATATTTGTTCTAAATTTAGATTACAAAATCCCAGTCCACCACAAAAGcccctctttttaaaaaattgagacTGCTTTATTTGCAATGGGAACTATTCTTCCCACGAAAGCTCGCTCGGTGTAAAAGGTGCAGTTACGGTTATTAATGTGCATGTTTCCTTTAAACCTTTCTCTTAATACATCATAAAAGAAATGTCTGGGCgagatgtgtttttatttaataaccGTTTCAGGCAGCACTTGCCCACCTGGAGTCCCTGTCCATAGATGTGGAGCAGGCCCACCCCCCAGCTTCTGAACAAATCATTGAGTGCCTGCCCCAAATAACTGTTCAGGAGGACCAGAGCGGTAGGAACATTTCTTGTGCATGTATACCCTGCTTAGGAATTCACTGCCAAGTCTATTCATTTTGAATTATTCGACGCATGCACATCCATTATCAAGTCTTTGTGTTAGCATTTTGTATTgaaagcaaatgaaaatgacTAGTGATGTGAAGAGTATTTGGTtatacttttttattcttttcatctGAACAAGGCTAAACTTAACGAAACATACATCGAACTGATTATCTGGTTGCCTCTCATGACATTTTGCCATTGTCTGTtcagtctgctgctgctgtcacatGATCTACttcattgcatttacatttacagcatttatcagacgcccttatccagagcgacttacaatcagtagttacagggacagtctccctggagcaacttaaggttaagtgtcttgctcagggacaatggtagtaagtgggatttgaacccgggtcttctggttcacaggcgagtgtcttacccactagccCTTTATGGTTCAGGGCCATTTCAGGGCTTCAAAACTACTGCACACATTTAGCCAGTGTAAAAAAACACCCTAGTAAACTatccattgtaaaaaaaaaaaaaaaaacaaacaaaaaaaaacacccacactAGATATGCATTCCACTGCCTGTCTGTTTCTGTCACACTCTCACTCCAGTTCtgccttttctgtgtgtgttgcaggacaGGAGCAGTGCTGTGCCATCTGCTGCTGTGAGTACGTGAGTGATGAGATTGCAACACAGCTGCCGTGCCACCACATGTTCCACAAGCTCTGCGTGACACTCTGGCTCAGAAAGGTAAGATGGCATATACTGCTGAGAAAAACATGTACAAAATCTTTAATTAGTGTCATTTAATTAATGTCCTTGACATGCGTTTTTCCAGTCTGGGACATGTCCAGTGTGCCGCTTCGTACTGACCCCTGCCCTGACTGAACCCCCTGTCCACACGTCCCTGATTTCAGAGCAGGACAGCCCACCATCTAGTCACAATGCTACTGGAGCGCGATGAAAAGGAACAGCTTCATTCCCAGAGTGTAATATCCATTACACTTTAATTAAGTAAGGCCAGGCCAGCCTTCTTATTCCACAATTAACTGTCTGCTCCTTTTGTGTTTAGCTTCTCTGCAGTTTCTAAAGCAACAGTGGCCGGCTGGCACTTATTTTCTGAGAAAGGACTCTTTAAAAAGAATGGTTGAAAAGGttctgctaatttttttttttttttttaaagaaagctTCTTAATTTTGTTCTGAAAACTCCGATTTCTACAGGtgtagaaataattacacatctgTTGCACACTAAACATCACAATGTGAAACGCAACACTTGCATCTTGTTGTTCTTCTGTCCAGTGGAGAGTGGGTCCATTAGTGGAAAATGTGCATGAACTACATGGTATACCACACTTTTACAAATGCCAAAAAAACACATCTAGTAGCACATGCTGAGAGGTTCCACCATGCTTAAAACAAAGAATAGGTCAATCAACAGCCTGTGCAGTTATGCACAGCTTGGAGTTCAgcttaacaacaacaacaataataataaaaacagtcaaAGAGCCAAAAGAATTTATTTCAAGTGTACAAAATAAACAAGCACAACCGTGGGCTTACAACTGCTGTGAAGTGCCATGAAaaatgggggggaaaaaaacaacaagaaggAACTGTAAAGTACAATGTGGACATTCTAATTATAGTCACAATTTTCACCTACATATTGATAATCACTGGGATAGTCATTTAAATCCAGTGTAGTCTATTACATTGGAAATGACTGTTGGTTAAACATGGGATTTCTGTGTGGAATGCTATTTTTTAAAACCTATGGCCAAAAGtgcaaatacatatataaagtctctgcagaaataaatatcCCAGctctttaaattaaatttttattctttatcACATATAACACGTTTAGGAAAAGTTCTTTCATTAATGCTCATACTTCAGGTATGCTGAAGGGAAGATGTTTGTAAGAACCTGACCATGTACACTGAACCGTATACTATAATGAATGATTTACATAATTtcagatttagaaaaaaaagaagcataaaCATGATTTGTAATTTAACAAGGGGGCTGAAAGAAAGTTACTACTTTAAAAATtctatggtttaaaaaaaaaaaaaatactggcaaatattttaatatactgACAGTTGGAATCGAAGGAAATAATACAAAGGCAATGGTAAAAATGCTAAGACTACTAGTATGGTACTGCAAATAAATTAAAGGAAACCCAGCTTAACACTACAAGCATATATAAGAATGTTTAAGAGCTTACTGACCAGTAGTCTCACCTAATTTACTTCTCTATGATGAAACAGACTCAGCAACTGGTTTTAAGTTTGACATTTGTACAGTAGTTTTAGGAATATTCTAGAACTGAGTGATTTGGCAAGAACTGTAAATCCTCACATGGTACtaagctaaaaaaaatgtaaaaacaaatgtCTAGTTCTATGCATTTTCATCTAAACATGTTTGCAGTCTTGCTACTGCCAGGTCAGCATGTGGGATGTGATACTTTGTGACGAAACACAAATCAACAATGTTACAATAACACATTCTTTTTGTTTAGTattagaaaaacacaaagtacagaatctacaatatatttacaaaatgcataACGAGCATCTTCTGAGTAAACCTCAATGGAAAAGAATGAAAATctatagacaaaaaaaaataatggagtTTATGTGACTTGGAATAGTATTAAGTGGCAGGTGATATACACTTGGGAAATTGGCATCAGCGCCATCTAgtttttagaaaaataaaaggatACATGGCACCTGACCAAAACACAAGCATTTAACCCTCACTCCAGCGACCATGTGtgagaactatgaatgaaatgGTGAATGTGGTAAACACAAATTGGTAAAAGTACTTCTCTTAAACTGAATTTTGAAGATTTGGTCTTAGACATACCAGGTGGTCTAGGGTTAGCTGTGTTGAACACAGAGTTTGCTTTGGTCACTGACAATTCTAAAGATGCATTATTCAGCTCTTTCATTTTGGTAAGTAATGTGGCATCTTGGGTAATGACACTTGAAATGACATTCAATACTTTCATACTAAATCTATTTAGTATAACAACTACAGAAAACATTTGTTGCAATATAACACACTGGCCAATCTCCTGTGGTCTGTTCATTACCAAACAATTTCAGAAAATGTAATTGAAATAGAAGTATAAAAATACACAGTGGGGGGGAAAAAGGTAATTGCCTGGCCATCTGTTcccatttctgttttctgtccCTTGGCAACAAATGTCATTCCACCCAATAGAACAGAAACTATAATGTTTTAAACAAGAGCACCCTGTAGAGAGGTCACTGAATTCAAAGATATCCCCCACAACGCCCtgataccaaaaaaataaaataataattcagtACTAAGCTGTGTGTGCTCAGTTTTCAGTAAATAGCTTGGTGACTTCAGCTCTACTTTATATGGTAGTCTGTGCTGTACACATTCTTCAATTTATTACAGAGGAGTGTCAGTCAACGTATGCGTTTCATTATTATGCTGCCAAGAAGAGCTACTAAATGGTTTTTAATTGTTCCTGCAACAGTGACAATATAGACTATTCAATTCAATGCTTAGTCCTTCACTTTTCaaactcaggaaaaaaaacaaaactttgttTTAAAGGTTTCACCTTTTATATGTTCACATTCATTACAAATTACTTAGCCACAATATATCATGTCTTTAGACATTCTACTCTGTGACCTAGTGTAAAAGCCTGGTATAATCCAGATTTTTAATGGATTCTTGCAAAATGGTGCCAGATTTTCATACTGTACATTCACGGCCTTGATAATTTCACTGTTTGAGAAATTAGAAATTGCTACTTAACTGAGATAACTGAAAGCTGTCCTTAGTCACAGGATACATAATGGCTAGATCACATATGTAAAACATCCTTTCAGAGAAAACCAAGAGTGCTCAAAGAGAGCAAAGCAgtggctgatgtgtgtgtgtgtgtgtgtatatatatatatatatatattttttttttaaattgcatagGCAGCTCCACACAGTGATTATGTCACAATTCAGCTATAGTGTTATTGAGACAGACAGTTTCTTTCTAGATGCTTCTCTTCCAGGACAGGGAGCATCTGGGTGTGGAGTGTAAACTGAGTCCCAACTCAAAACATCCCTCGCCCCATCCCTCCCTGCTACTTTTTCTTTACGGATGCCAGTTCCTTCTGAATGTCAGCAAACTTGGGCCGGTTTTCAGGTTTGTACTCCCAGCATTTCTGCATGATCTTGTAAACCTCCTCTGGGCATTTCTGCGGACAAGACATTCTGTATCCTGAGGAGATGAGATGAAGAGGCATGAGGATCTTGATATGATAATGATGCACATTAGGATCAAATAAAACCTCATAAAAAGCTATTTCTCCCCCAACAGCAaacttcattattttatttgtttcaataAGTATGTCCTTCAGTAACTTACATTATTTTCTCATCCCTCccgttttttgtgtgtaaagcaTAACCAATTAAAACGCCTGTAGCACAGAACTAATGAGCATATGTGCTGTCATCATCCATTAGCAAAAACAGGCCTGAGAAATTACACTTAAGTTTTAATCCATGATGGATGACtgtgtgaaatgaaagaaaaaaataaattaatcatttgCAAAATGCATTATGGTCTGTCTGGTTTTGAAAATTAGGTAGTGAGtacattatatataatgtaCAAATTATAAAAAGTAAGTTTCTAAAGCATTCAATCGTCTGAGCATGATAATACTtccacatcatttaaaaaaaaaaaaaaaaaaaacaaaccaccTGGGACCATGGACACAGTGAATAATACAGTGACTACATagacaaaaataaaagccaCACAGCCTTGTGTGGCTAATTGTTTTGATAGTTAATGGGGATCAACATCTCACTGCACAATATTGAAAATGGAAATTCTAAAATCTAGAGAAGAGTAATACTTTTCTAAAATGGAACAGCGCGTTGGAGTGTACCTTTCTCTACTTGCTCTCGAGCTTGCTGGTTGGTCATACCGGGGTAAGGGCACATTCCCAGGCTGAATGTCTCCCACAGGAGAATGCCATAGCTCCACACATCACTCTCAGAGCTGTATCTCCCTGCACACAAACaattaagactaataaaaaacaacaccaGGTTCATCAATATGATACACAGGCAGCCAATGTTATAGTGCAGGTGAGGTGGCAAAATACAGATGCATACAATTCCCCCTACAGGGTGAATAGTTCAAAGCAATTATTACCAATGTTATCAATCAAATTCTACATCAACAGGTAAGGATGCAGTAAAtaatacacataaaacaaacaaaagcaagaAATACCATAATTCAGTGCTTCAGGTGCAGTCCACTTAATGGGAATCTGTTTCAAGCCAGATGATGAGTAAATGCCATCATCCTCTTGCCTGGACATCCCAAAATCGCTGATCTTCAGCAGGTTGCTATCTCCCACCAGGCAGTTTCTTGCAGCCAAGTCCCTGTGGAAGATTTATGAACACCATTCATTCTCACTCTGCCTCACATCTCATTGGGGCTGGGGGTATCACCCTGCATATCGCTGTGATTGGGGTCAAGCAAAATGGAGCTGTGGGTCTGGACTCAGACCCTGAGGGAGTTTGTGCTGCTGATCATTACTGTTCTTCTGCTGAAACAGTGCAGAGCCAGTGCACACATTCACCATCATACAGCTTTGTACACGCGTTTTGGGAGAGAGACTCTTAACAATGTTGCTAGTAAAGCAGCATCTTTCATCACATCAAGTCCTTCAGCTCCTCATTATCCATCGCAGGGAAAGGATTTCAAAGGAAAGCTGTTTGTTATCAAGGAGTTATTCAAACTGAATATTAACACGTGAGTGGGTGAGGAAGAGTTTTTGATGAAGTAAAACCCAGAAATTTCTTGATATATCTGAATAAATTAGAGCAAGGATTTTTGAGGGAACTACAGCTAATTTTAATCCAGACTGTAGGAAGCCTAACACAACAGCATGTATTTCTGGACACACACAATCTACACTggcacacaacagaatgtgtttAGGTGTGGAATTATCATGGACATTCTTAATTGAAACATTCTGCACCAATTACTTACTTGGTGATATGGATGGgaaaataaattcaataaattGCATTAAAGGAATTTGGAATGTATATTTCTTAATACCCAATtaagtatattatatattacttaATTGGGTATGGAAGCCCATACAGCAAGTTCACCACTCTGTTTCAAAGATAACATTTCATTGTCAAACAGTTGTACACAGAAATGGAAAGCCCTCGTACTCTATGTAAATCACTGGTATGGCCTCACTTGACCATAAAATACAATAGAGGCTTGTTGGCCGAACACCAGTCTGTTACTGCACTAATTTCAACATTAAAATAAGGCCATGTCCACACTGCAGGCCTTAATGCTCAATTATGACTCTGTATTCTAGCTTTTTAGCTTTCGCTTTTTCCCCTGTTCACATTGAAAACTGATATTAAAAAGAGTAATGTGAACAGTTCAGCATACTGAATTGAGCATAAAATCGAATTCAGGCCACGTTCGTTTTGCAGTGTGAAGAGATATGTGAACAGACTGAATTTATTCTAGATTCTCCTCTAGTAATAGCACTGATTCTGTAGTCTGATTAATGAAGATTggttaaccaaaaaaaaaaaaaaaaaaaaaaaaagaccgatTGCGTGCTTCAGACACGGACTGCAGCTATAGAGTGAGCATTTTCAAACCCTCTACCACTTTTGAAATTGCAGCTGTATTCTATCACAAACTCCATTACTCGCTGTGTGATTAACTGCAGTTCATCTACTCCCTCTAACTCTGCCACAGCAGCAACTGCTATAAAGGCAAAGCGGCATTTTCTCCACCTTGATGTGTTCCATATCTGCTGGAGAACAAATCCTAGAGATTCTGCCCTGTCACGGAGCAGAAAAATAATGACAGTAACATATTACTGGAttgtagacatttttttttttaaagactggaATGTTGCTCCCATTtcagttttatatatttaaaaaaaaatgtctgttgcTCACACCAACTCCCATCGGTCTGAAGTGTTGGATTTGGCATTTCTGCTGACTGGAGTTTCTAAGCTGTGAAGGCGGTCGCAAGGTGCCTGGCACTGAGAAACTAGAAATATGCTGATAGTATGATTTACATCGTAGCTTCTCTTGAGAGAAGCACAGTTTCACAGCTCAGTGTGCTACACTCTCACTGTGGATATTACTGTAGAGCAGCAGTGGACACAGAGAAATCAAGGAACTAATTTACGAAAGGACAGAAGGCAATTTCACAGCTTTGGTCTTATTTATCGTTAGAATGATGGAATATAGTTTTTTATGGTTGGAGAAAGTcaagtttttttctaaaaaacctAGAATTTAAGTAAGAGGGtttataatcagaaggttgtgaaCCGCCATGTTGTCAGTGAGCAAAGTacaatccccacacacactgctccccgggcacctctcatggctgcccactgcccaaatacactgcggtgtatcacaacgacaacccttggcagtttgggatttgaagcggcaacctttcgattacgggtccattttcttaaccgctaggccctcAATGCTCATATCTTAACATGTTACACCAGGTGGGGAAGGCACAACAAAGACTGCATTTTCAAAGACTGCATTGGCCTGCTGGCCAACTTCTATCACTCCACCATCGAGTCTCCTGATCTAATGCTGTACAGTCATCATCAAAAGTTaagagaatgacacaaatactggttttcacaaagtttgccgCCACAGTGTTTTaggtctttttgtcagttgtttctgtggtgtattgaagtataattacaagcatttatgagtttcaaaggcttttattgacaaatgAATTTTTTGATGATCAGATAAATTGTTTATTTAGGTggaatcttagtagcagcaatatccttgcctgtgaagccctttttatgcagcGCAATGAcgactgcacatgtttccttgcaggtaaccatggttaacagagaaAGAATTacgatttcaagcatcaccctccttttaaagcatcccgtctgctattctaactcggtcagcatgacagaatgatctccagcgtTGTGCTCGTccacactctcacttgtgttaacaagaggatcactgaaatcagcaagtccttttgtggcagggcttaaatgcagtggaaatggttTTTTTGGgcttaagttcattttcatggcaaagagggactttgcaattcatctgatcattcTTCATAACATTGTGGAGTATGtccaaattgccataataaaaaaacggaagcagcaaaccttgtgaaaaccagtaagtgtcgttctcaaaacttttggcaaTGACTGTACAGTGTGGTACAGTTGCTGTAAAACAGAGGACAAGGAGGAAGTGCAGCCCTCCTCAGAGATATTCACATAGACAGGGAGCCaattaacataattaaagaCTCTTCACATCCTGGACACTCACTTTTCTCCTCCGTGGCCTCTGGAAGATGTTCAGTGAGAGTACTCAAAAACATCTTTTATCCCAGGCAGTAAACCATGCCCCCCCCCAAAGTCAGTCATGACTTACAAGCCTGCAATATACGTCATCATGTAATCTATTCTGAATGTAATTCCTTTATATAAGCAATTTAACATCTATTCTTGAACAGGTTTctgctatttacattttttatattgattGTATTGTAGATAGATTATCTTAATTATTATGTTGCCAGGAAGAGCTACTAAACGGTTTTTAATTGTTCCTGCAACAGTGACGATATAGACTATTCAATTCTATTCTAAATGCTTGTAGGGACATGGCCCCTGCCTGACCTGTGGATGCAGTTTTTGAGCTCGAGGTATGCCATTCCTGCCGCAGCATCCAAAGCGAACTTCACCAGCTGCTTTGCCTTCAggtcttctttcttcttccgcAAGAAAGACAAGAAGTCCCCTCCTGTCATGCATCAGAGCAAAGAGACTATGTGAGACTATAATTACAAGAATTTTGATGTACCATGTCAAGTTATTAAAGTTCTTTAGAGTATTAGTACCTGGTACAAGCTCCATCACAATATAAATTGGCTGTCTTTGAGTACAGACACCTATTAACTTCACAATATTCGGATGATCATATTGCTTTAGAATCCTGTAaagaaattttaaaataaacaaatggtAAGACAACCCGAAATAAAATGATGCAGCTAGACTAAATCATTTGCATATG contains:
- the pja2 gene encoding E3 ubiquitin-protein ligase Praja-2 isoform X1, yielding MGQEAGKSAWTKPAGGYQTITGRRYGRRHAYVSFRPNTSKHRNPSNEDWQELRMNSVSAEPPISAYEPEDHKVTARNGNISSMLQAIFPVSPNSVHPELPSPDNKEAPSRKQPPVRINMDSSGSHKKKPKSKDPAAVDSAGDLSAEACGWFALEEEARGPPNPGVLSFVNIDSYEPESSEGEDELEMSIGLQNQGSDSLSERLHSFVWTTSQGAECTYLERQSERNDTQTAEAAEFCLTKCANGKTDCTSGGDIRPDEFEAHTARSSGPDVLRGAESTSTTSSSGNPGAEMVVRSKIRKQTNETRREKRRSRQADVAAGRAGSKGESDSAASLFLTQERLSTFLSSDLPHLCGGEELQENNGGSSTAQPRERDDLWQGLDDFTAKCGVARQDEDSSECSEGEWSSLWMSDSGADKERRSSEESWETLPDLGELPSNRASSPEDPGQLRLTPGCVFLLREQTPLEEGEVPWVMYSEEAASSSDEDLDSMSHFVHPGLFILDSNNNVEDDSSVSEDLDTEWRLLDDFGEYFGMAQAISYVDPELLTYMALEERLAQAMEAALAHLESLSIDVEQAHPPASEQIIECLPQITVQEDQSGQEQCCAICCCEYVSDEIATQLPCHHMFHKLCVTLWLRKSGTCPVCRFVLTPALTEPPVHTSLISEQDSPPSSHNATGAR
- the pja2 gene encoding E3 ubiquitin-protein ligase Praja-2 isoform X2, with translation MGQEAGKSAWTKPAGGYQTITGRRYGRRHAYVSFRPNTSKHRNPSNEDWQELRMNSVSAEPPISAYEPEDHKVTARNGNISSMLQAIFPVSPNSVHPELPSPDNKEAPSRKQPPVRINMDSSGSHKKKPKSKDPAAVDSAGDLSAEACGWFALEEEARGPPNPGVLSFVNIDSYEPESSEGEDELEMSIGLQNQGSDSLSERLHSFVWTTSQGAECTYLERQSERNDTQTAEAAEFCLTKCANGKTDCTSGGDIRPDEFEAHTARSSGPDVLRGAESTSTTSSSGNPGAEMVVRSKIRKQTNETRREKRRSRQADVAAGRAGSKGESDSAASLFLTQERLSTFLSSDLPHLCGGEELQENNGGSSTAQPRERDDLWQGLDDFTAKCGVARQDEDSSECSEGEWSSLWMSDSGADKERRSSEESWETLPDLGELPSNRASSPEDPGQLRLTPGEQTPLEEGEVPWVMYSEEAASSSDEDLDSMSHFVHPGLFILDSNNNVEDDSSVSEDLDTEWRLLDDFGEYFGMAQAISYVDPELLTYMALEERLAQAMEAALAHLESLSIDVEQAHPPASEQIIECLPQITVQEDQSGQEQCCAICCCEYVSDEIATQLPCHHMFHKLCVTLWLRKSGTCPVCRFVLTPALTEPPVHTSLISEQDSPPSSHNATGAR
- the pja2 gene encoding E3 ubiquitin-protein ligase Praja-2 isoform X4, which encodes MCVTKGGGSAVRSSESGRRSWVRKQASLLGPNQLADIKPSQEGAAYEPEDHKVTARNGNISSMLQAIFPVSPNSVHPELPSPDNKEAPSRKQPPVRINMDSSGSHKKKPKSKDPAAVDSAGDLSAEACGWFALEEEARGPPNPGVLSFVNIDSYEPESSEGEDELEMSIGLQNQGSDSLSERLHSFVWTTSQGAECTYLERQSERNDTQTAEAAEFCLTKCANGKTDCTSGGDIRPDEFEAHTARSSGPDVLRGAESTSTTSSSGNPGAEMVVRSKIRKQTNETRREKRRSRQADVAAGRAGSKGESDSAASLFLTQERLSTFLSSDLPHLCGGEELQENNGGSSTAQPRERDDLWQGLDDFTAKCGVARQDEDSSECSEGEWSSLWMSDSGADKERRSSEESWETLPDLGELPSNRASSPEDPGQLRLTPGCVFLLREQTPLEEGEVPWVMYSEEAASSSDEDLDSMSHFVHPGLFILDSNNNVEDDSSVSEDLDTEWRLLDDFGEYFGMAQAISYVDPELLTYMALEERLAQAMEAALAHLESLSIDVEQAHPPASEQIIECLPQITVQEDQSGQEQCCAICCCEYVSDEIATQLPCHHMFHKLCVTLWLRKSGTCPVCRFVLTPALTEPPVHTSLISEQDSPPSSHNATGAR
- the pja2 gene encoding E3 ubiquitin-protein ligase Praja-2 isoform X5 — protein: MCVTKGGGSAVRSSESGRRSWVRKQASLLGPNQLADIKPSQEGARNGNISSMLQAIFPVSPNSVHPELPSPDNKEAPSRKQPPVRINMDSSGSHKKKPKSKDPAAVDSAGDLSAEACGWFALEEEARGPPNPGVLSFVNIDSYEPESSEGEDELEMSIGLQNQGSDSLSERLHSFVWTTSQGAECTYLERQSERNDTQTAEAAEFCLTKCANGKTDCTSGGDIRPDEFEAHTARSSGPDVLRGAESTSTTSSSGNPGAEMVVRSKIRKQTNETRREKRRSRQADVAAGRAGSKGESDSAASLFLTQERLSTFLSSDLPHLCGGEELQENNGGSSTAQPRERDDLWQGLDDFTAKCGVARQDEDSSECSEGEWSSLWMSDSGADKERRSSEESWETLPDLGELPSNRASSPEDPGQLRLTPGCVFLLREQTPLEEGEVPWVMYSEEAASSSDEDLDSMSHFVHPGLFILDSNNNVEDDSSVSEDLDTEWRLLDDFGEYFGMAQAISYVDPELLTYMALEERLAQAMEAALAHLESLSIDVEQAHPPASEQIIECLPQITVQEDQSGQEQCCAICCCEYVSDEIATQLPCHHMFHKLCVTLWLRKSGTCPVCRFVLTPALTEPPVHTSLISEQDSPPSSHNATGAR